One Solanum pennellii chromosome 10, SPENNV200 genomic region harbors:
- the LOC107002015 gene encoding F-box/kelch-repeat protein At3g23880-like has protein sequence MFICFLYLLALTFFQIKNLRLFARKFNGENSTSSHQNPNLSNPANPCMPTEIFVEILSRVPVKSLLKFRCVSKSWLALISSPEFIKSHLSLSASNNMQECNLDYLMKNLEVSFLFEGSVNGLICLVNRAKKIYIWNPTIRKYKKLRDYKIESWHFGRFVYGFGYDKLRDDYKVVLYNFHEVAIYSLKSDCWRRINHPPNGGRFINTGKFLNGKLYWASVVDVDMERVWSITSFDLNDEKWRKVEEPPCGNDIFVLGALESNLSIMICSRTTNVDVWVMKEYECKESWTKTFTISCSLDRAEYFLAQSFYLTKRGEFFIMSRPYHMIYEPSDNSIRYLDLKTFDYDLLADFYVQTLVCP, from the coding sequence atgtTTATTTGCTTTCTTTATTTACTAGCTCTAACATTTTTCCAAATTAAGAATTTAAGGTTGTTTGCAAGAAAATTCAATGGAGAAAATTCAACGTCGTCCCATCAAAATCCAAATCTTAGCAACCCCGCAAACCCTTGTATGCCCACTGAAATTTTTGTTGAGATCCTTTCAAGGGTTCCGGTGAAATCTCTGTTGAAATTTAGGTGTGTTTCTAAATCTTGGCTTGCTTTGATCTCTAGCCCCGAGTTTATCAAGTCTCATTTGAGTTTATCAGCTAGTAATAACATGCAGGAATGTAACTTGGATTATCTCATGAAAAACCTTGAGGTATCTTTTTTGTTTGAGGGTTCCGTGAATGGATTGATTTGTCTTGTAAATAGggcaaagaaaatatatatatggaacCCAACTATTAGAAAGTACAAGAAATTGCgtgattataaaattgaatcaTGGCATTTTGGTCGTTTCGTATATGGTTTTGGATACGATAAACTCCGTGATGATTATAAGGTGGTGTTATATAATTTCCATGAGGTCGCTATCTATAGTCTGAAGAGCGATTGCTGGAGAAGAATTAACCATCCTCCAAACGGAGGGCGATTCATAAATACAGGTAAGTTTCTGAACGGAAAACTTTATTGGGCTAgtgttgttgatgttgatatgGAAAGGGTTTGGAGCATAACCTCTTTTGACTTGAATGACGAGAAATGGAGGAAGGTGGAGGAGCCACCTTGTGGAAATGATATTTTCGTGTTGGGAGCGTTGGAAAGTAACTTGTCTATCATGATTTGTAGTCGCACAACTAACGTAGATGTGTGGGTGATGAAGGAGTACGAGTGTAAAGAATCTTGGACGAAGACGTTTACTATCAGCTGTAGTCTAGACCGTGCTGAGTATTTTTTAGCTCAGTCCTTTTATCTGACAAAAAGAGGTGAATTTTTCATTATGTCTAGACCGTATCACATGATATACGAGCCAAGTGATAATTCAATAAGATATTTAGATCTTAAAACATTTGATTATGATCTTCTTGCTGATTTCTATGTTCAAACCCTAGTTTGTCCTTAA